One window of Mesotoga sp. BH458_6_3_2_1 genomic DNA carries:
- a CDS encoding ROK family transcriptional regulator produces MGGLSFRFREVMALRCLSKAEKEVFFELWRNKNGLSRKSIAKATNLSKATVSRLSQQLIEKGFVLDSTPVPSAHKGRPYSVLNVNNGELLVGGVHIHSKTMNIVLGDLSGRVKHVRSLNHSRSDVLDKLYEIPKIIRNGFDENISSILVFSIVTPGIVDESTGTVVKSFYTQSETVNLKRLGDEWDTTIEIENDANALLVSEMLLGSIPLRDALYIDREFGASLVLDGRIFRGPHGGAGEFGHLQIDPSGPECWCGKRGCVAAFFDPKNLHDTFSGLVPNSSLKLNDPSFLKFLNELYSRNDTEDYVRAFQQLLDKLAAAVANVVDLLGLETIVLNSRNPFFSDKAVDYLRKRVFDMSLGHTELKMMILKVTEQKLLRTPLAVSIGRILGVF; encoded by the coding sequence GTGGGCGGGCTCTCATTCAGATTTCGAGAGGTGATGGCTTTGCGTTGTTTATCCAAGGCAGAAAAGGAAGTCTTCTTCGAGCTCTGGCGAAATAAAAATGGGTTGTCAAGAAAATCTATAGCCAAGGCCACGAATCTGAGCAAAGCCACTGTTTCCAGACTCTCTCAACAGCTTATAGAAAAGGGCTTTGTTCTTGACAGCACGCCGGTGCCCTCTGCTCACAAAGGCAGACCGTATTCGGTACTGAATGTGAACAACGGAGAGCTGCTTGTCGGCGGAGTTCACATACATTCGAAGACGATGAATATAGTTCTGGGAGACTTGTCAGGCAGAGTCAAGCATGTACGATCTCTGAATCATTCGAGAAGTGACGTTCTGGATAAGCTGTACGAAATACCGAAGATCATACGGAATGGTTTTGACGAAAATATCTCGTCAATACTTGTTTTCAGCATTGTGACACCGGGAATAGTTGACGAATCGACAGGGACTGTTGTTAAGAGCTTCTATACGCAGAGTGAAACGGTCAATCTTAAAAGGCTCGGCGACGAATGGGACACAACAATCGAAATAGAGAATGACGCTAACGCTTTGCTGGTTTCAGAAATGCTTCTCGGCTCTATTCCCTTAAGAGATGCTTTGTACATAGATAGAGAGTTTGGAGCTTCTCTAGTGCTTGATGGAAGGATTTTCAGAGGGCCGCATGGAGGTGCCGGAGAATTTGGTCACCTTCAGATCGATCCTTCCGGTCCTGAATGCTGGTGCGGCAAAAGGGGCTGTGTGGCTGCCTTTTTCGATCCCAAAAACCTGCACGACACGTTTTCCGGATTGGTACCGAACAGCAGTTTGAAATTGAACGATCCTTCCTTTCTGAAGTTCCTGAATGAACTGTATTCAAGAAACGACACAGAAGATTATGTGAGAGCTTTTCAGCAACTACTGGATAAACTCGCAGCAGCTGTTGCAAATGTTGTTGACTTGCTGGGGCTGGAAACAATAGTGCTTAACAGCCGCAATCCTTTCTTCTCAGACAAAGCAGTTGATTACCTTAGAAAGAGGGTTTTTGATATGTCCTTGGGCCATACTGAGCTCAAGATGATGATTCTTAAGGTTACTGAACAGAAGCTCCTTAGAACACCCCTTGCGGTTTCAATAGGGAGAATACTGGGAGTCTTTTAG
- a CDS encoding ABC transporter substrate-binding protein, whose amino-acid sequence MRKRVLILFIASLLLITSVIAKTTIVHWMHHSPSRAMIIMEMASEFMKENPDVEIKVQTIPYSEYKTKLLAALAAGSGPDVAQIPATAMEEFFGYGLVQPITASVATAEEMREKCIDAAIDKLIIDGQLYGFPTDVQTIVLFYNPYLFEQAGLDPDSPPQTWTELLEYAKKLTVWEGNKMIQSGLGIEGYEPVIESFMRQAGATFLVSDEEMKVVYEDAQLEGLKFLTDAVLEHKVYVPEFGSRWTGFRQIKEAMVFGHGAMVGSFQVGGHPDLVFRTALPPAHPETGNRSSVLTSWALVLMSDCRTPEIASEWLAFISSPEAQKLWFKDTGELPSYYSVINDPEFSDDPLLSPILDSLNYAVPTFSAGWGNPAALLRETAYNNVINKGADPEEALKKALDEINQYLEETFGIF is encoded by the coding sequence ATGAGAAAGCGAGTTCTTATACTTTTTATTGCCTCATTGCTCTTGATCACTTCTGTAATTGCGAAAACAACTATCGTTCACTGGATGCACCATTCGCCAAGCAGAGCAATGATCATCATGGAAATGGCTTCTGAATTCATGAAAGAAAACCCCGATGTAGAAATCAAGGTTCAGACAATACCGTATTCGGAGTATAAGACTAAGCTACTGGCTGCTCTGGCTGCTGGAAGTGGGCCAGATGTCGCCCAGATTCCGGCCACGGCGATGGAGGAGTTCTTCGGTTATGGATTGGTACAACCAATAACCGCCAGTGTTGCAACAGCCGAAGAGATGAGAGAGAAATGTATTGACGCGGCCATTGACAAGCTGATTATCGATGGTCAGCTGTACGGCTTTCCAACTGATGTTCAGACAATTGTTCTATTCTACAATCCATATCTTTTCGAACAGGCAGGTCTCGATCCCGACAGCCCGCCTCAAACCTGGACCGAACTTTTGGAGTACGCGAAGAAGCTGACGGTTTGGGAAGGGAACAAAATGATTCAGTCCGGACTGGGAATCGAAGGCTATGAGCCCGTTATTGAGAGTTTCATGAGACAGGCGGGTGCAACGTTCTTGGTAAGCGATGAAGAAATGAAAGTCGTTTATGAAGATGCTCAGCTCGAGGGCCTGAAATTCCTGACAGATGCAGTACTGGAACATAAAGTATATGTACCGGAATTTGGTTCGAGATGGACGGGATTCAGACAGATAAAGGAAGCGATGGTATTCGGACATGGAGCAATGGTCGGTTCTTTCCAAGTCGGCGGGCATCCTGATCTTGTATTTAGAACTGCACTCCCTCCGGCACACCCCGAGACAGGAAATCGAAGCTCGGTTTTGACCAGCTGGGCACTCGTTCTCATGAGCGATTGCAGAACCCCTGAAATTGCTTCGGAATGGCTAGCGTTTATTAGCTCGCCCGAAGCCCAGAAACTGTGGTTCAAGGACACAGGAGAACTTCCTTCTTATTATAGTGTGATCAATGATCCTGAGTTTTCGGATGATCCTTTGTTGAGCCCGATTCTGGATTCACTGAATTACGCTGTTCCAACGTTCTCTGCGGGCTGGGGAAATCCGGCCGCTCTTCTCAGGGAGACGGCGTACAACAACGTGATCAACAAAGGCGCAGATCCTGAAGAAGCGCTCAAGAAGGCCTTAGACGAAATCAACCAGTACCTAGAAGAGACTTTTGGAATATTCTGA
- a CDS encoding carbohydrate ABC transporter permease, producing the protein MFELSKNVLSKILIVVGLFLIIISFFLPYASGEVQLGVFDFSFWGTVNLLFVYIVLVCLFVLFFATRKISFLLGTAVSLLVLNITVIFMRTEWQEVLRSKFFLDFLGAAGYGWWISLIGSAVLLVAVVRLIPDKKRAPYLFILPSIFGVFFLTFFPAMFAFYISFHRWNILVPNKPFVGLANFRKAFTDEYFLRSLWISFKYALGVIPTKIVISFFFALLIYSIPKFKSVFRVIYFLPAVTSVVAISVIWTWIYHPYYGLANYLISLFGAEPINWLGNPEIAIWSVVLVSVWRSVGYSIIIFLAGLNNIPRIILEASDIDGATRWQKVKNIIIPLMKPSLVFVFITSTIGAIQVFTEIYMMTGGNADTKTAVFYIWQTGFNKLQMGYASSMSIVLFAIILVITLIQMRVTKIFKEE; encoded by the coding sequence ATGTTCGAGCTATCCAAGAATGTGTTGAGTAAAATCTTAATAGTTGTAGGCCTGTTCCTGATAATTATCTCTTTCTTCCTGCCCTATGCATCGGGAGAAGTTCAGCTCGGAGTTTTTGACTTCTCTTTTTGGGGAACAGTTAATCTCTTGTTCGTCTATATTGTTTTGGTCTGCCTTTTTGTGTTGTTCTTCGCGACTAGAAAGATCTCATTTCTACTGGGAACAGCTGTTTCTTTGTTAGTACTGAACATAACTGTCATTTTCATGAGAACCGAATGGCAGGAGGTTCTTAGATCTAAGTTCTTTCTCGATTTTTTGGGTGCTGCCGGTTACGGATGGTGGATTTCTTTGATCGGCAGCGCTGTGCTTCTCGTTGCCGTCGTGAGACTAATTCCGGACAAGAAGAGGGCTCCGTATCTCTTCATTCTGCCATCAATATTTGGAGTCTTCTTTCTCACTTTCTTCCCGGCAATGTTTGCTTTCTATATCTCGTTTCATAGGTGGAATATCCTCGTGCCGAACAAGCCATTTGTGGGGCTTGCAAATTTCAGGAAAGCCTTTACCGACGAGTATTTTCTGAGATCACTCTGGATAAGTTTCAAATACGCTCTTGGCGTTATACCGACGAAAATCGTGATTTCCTTTTTCTTTGCCCTCCTCATATACTCTATCCCGAAATTCAAGAGCGTATTCAGGGTGATATATTTCCTCCCGGCTGTGACTTCTGTCGTTGCTATAAGCGTTATTTGGACCTGGATATATCATCCGTATTACGGACTTGCGAATTATCTCATTAGCCTATTTGGAGCTGAACCGATAAACTGGTTGGGTAACCCGGAAATTGCCATCTGGTCCGTGGTTCTCGTTTCAGTTTGGAGATCCGTTGGATACAGCATAATAATCTTTCTGGCCGGATTGAACAACATACCGAGAATTATTCTGGAAGCCTCGGACATCGACGGAGCAACGCGCTGGCAAAAGGTCAAGAACATCATAATCCCGCTAATGAAGCCTTCACTGGTTTTTGTGTTCATAACTTCGACGATCGGCGCGATTCAGGTTTTCACAGAGATATACATGATGACGGGAGGAAACGCCGATACGAAAACGGCCGTCTTCTACATCTGGCAGACTGGTTTCAATAAATTGCAGATGGGGTACGCGAGTTCAATGTCGATCGTTCTGTTTGCAATAATCTTAGTGATTACTCTTATTCAGATGAGGGTCACAAAGATTTTCAAGGAGGAATGA
- a CDS encoding carbohydrate ABC transporter permease, which translates to MRSKRKTDLIVHSISYTLLIAFSIIMIMPFVWMILSTFKDQSELMRFPPKFLPDKFSLKNYVEVFSSVPFLRYYLNSILITTVAVTLTLLTSSLAGFAFAKYKFKGRNTIFKTLLGAMMIPFPVTIIPLYIMIYNLGLVDTYLALIVTGSVSIFGIFLMRQFIVTIPDDLIDAARIDGCSEFQIFRIIVIPNIRAPLSALAIFSFMATWNAFLWPLLVVNNDEHRTVQLGVQYFTQRYGDLMHLQITAAAMAVIPIVVLYLLLQKQFIEGITMTGLKG; encoded by the coding sequence TTGAGATCTAAGAGGAAGACCGACCTTATTGTCCATTCTATTTCATACACGCTGTTAATAGCGTTCTCCATAATAATGATCATGCCTTTTGTATGGATGATCTTGTCTACATTCAAAGACCAGAGTGAGCTGATGAGATTTCCCCCAAAATTCCTGCCTGACAAGTTCTCGCTGAAGAACTACGTTGAAGTATTCAGTTCAGTTCCCTTCTTGAGGTATTATCTGAACAGTATACTTATAACTACCGTGGCTGTCACTCTCACATTGCTCACATCCAGTCTTGCCGGCTTTGCCTTTGCAAAATACAAGTTCAAAGGCAGAAACACTATTTTCAAGACTCTGCTCGGCGCGATGATGATTCCTTTTCCCGTCACCATAATCCCGCTGTATATAATGATCTACAATCTGGGCCTTGTAGACACCTACTTGGCTCTGATCGTCACGGGTTCGGTAAGCATATTCGGGATCTTTCTGATGAGGCAATTCATTGTCACTATCCCCGACGACCTGATAGATGCTGCCAGGATAGATGGGTGCTCCGAATTCCAGATTTTCAGAATCATTGTTATTCCAAACATAAGAGCGCCGCTCTCTGCTCTTGCAATCTTTTCCTTCATGGCGACCTGGAACGCTTTCTTGTGGCCTCTTCTGGTTGTTAACAATGACGAGCACAGGACTGTCCAGCTCGGAGTACAGTATTTTACCCAGCGTTACGGCGATTTGATGCATCTTCAGATTACGGCAGCCGCAATGGCCGTTATACCGATAGTGGTGTTGTATCTCTTGTTGCAGAAGCAATTCATCGAGGGCATTACGATGACCGGTTTGAAGGGCTAG
- a CDS encoding alkaline phosphatase: protein MKKILTSFFFILFLSSVFLSMEASGPENIVILICDGMGFNHLYISELVTGEAMGSHSPVVSIGRNEALDNLVTDSAAAATAIFSGVKTITGYLGVNALGEEVNTLADILKEQGWWLGLITNTRYYDATPAALYAHAQRRETEVITDFLMESPLDLFYAGGLEQLGINPFTQKPTPRSRIHELIASGYRVLGLNFEELGSPEFEELKGTVAFVTMGDKSFENELLPGEPTLLEMVDRAFEVFMAEERSKFLVIEAGRIDDASHVNDSEAVLAELSAFRDVLSYLLTRLSLDRDLLIVLSDHETGAVAVPYGKPDGDFSLSWSSNDHTAAYVPIIAYGKGSQAFSGFYHLEEIPRKICGLLDVIVCGE, encoded by the coding sequence ATGAAGAAGATCTTGACGTCTTTTTTCTTTATCCTATTCTTATCTTCCGTCTTTCTTTCAATGGAAGCCAGTGGACCTGAGAATATCGTGATCTTGATTTGTGACGGGATGGGTTTTAACCATCTATATATATCGGAACTCGTAACGGGAGAAGCCATGGGAAGCCACAGTCCCGTAGTCAGTATCGGCAGAAACGAGGCTTTAGATAATCTTGTCACCGATTCCGCAGCAGCCGCAACCGCTATCTTTTCCGGTGTTAAGACAATTACTGGATATCTGGGAGTGAATGCATTAGGCGAAGAAGTGAATACTCTTGCAGATATCCTGAAGGAGCAGGGTTGGTGGCTCGGCTTGATCACGAATACACGTTACTACGACGCGACTCCGGCAGCCCTTTACGCTCACGCTCAAAGGAGGGAGACGGAAGTAATCACGGACTTTCTCATGGAAAGTCCTCTCGACTTGTTCTATGCCGGTGGTCTTGAGCAGCTGGGGATCAATCCCTTCACTCAGAAGCCGACTCCAAGAAGCAGAATACACGAACTGATTGCTAGCGGCTACAGGGTCCTCGGGCTGAATTTCGAAGAGCTCGGATCGCCGGAATTTGAAGAGCTGAAGGGGACCGTTGCATTTGTAACCATGGGAGACAAGAGCTTTGAGAACGAACTGCTTCCAGGTGAACCCACTCTCCTCGAAATGGTCGATAGAGCTTTCGAAGTGTTCATGGCTGAAGAGAGAAGCAAGTTTCTGGTTATTGAAGCCGGCAGAATAGACGATGCTTCTCATGTAAACGATTCAGAGGCTGTGCTGGCAGAACTGAGCGCTTTCAGAGACGTGCTGTCTTATCTGCTTACCCGGTTGTCTCTGGACAGGGATCTATTGATCGTGCTTTCTGATCACGAGACGGGAGCGGTAGCGGTACCTTATGGCAAACCAGATGGCGACTTTTCTTTGAGCTGGTCCAGTAACGACCACACGGCCGCCTATGTACCCATAATCGCCTATGGGAAAGGATCGCAGGCCTTCTCAGGATTCTACCATTTAGAGGAAATTCCTCGAAAGATCTGCGGACTATTGGATGTGATTGTATGCGGAGAGTAG
- a CDS encoding endonuclease/exonuclease/phosphatase family protein — MRRVVFFFLFLILLGGTLMGTSLTVMTYNIRHGLGIDDVLDFSRVLETIRGVDPDILILNEVDQENPRSAGLRQAEIVAEELNMSYFFSLAEGKSNYGNAVLSKFPIKAEFGFVLPRPEWMLAVDRGCAAIVTEVEGRDILVMGTHLGLGGIMEVQTELRKILEVYLEYEEIPAIIAGDLNAEWYDLQYGVPEFFDHFGSVNNELGKSLHTIPADRPGKQIDYIFVNDYFDIIDAFTVDSYASDHLPVVSRLVLK; from the coding sequence ATGCGGAGAGTAGTGTTTTTCTTTTTGTTTCTGATATTGCTTGGAGGAACGCTGATGGGAACATCTTTGACTGTAATGACATACAACATAAGGCACGGATTGGGAATCGATGATGTCTTAGATTTCTCAAGAGTTCTCGAGACAATAAGGGGTGTGGATCCGGATATTCTCATCCTCAATGAAGTAGATCAGGAAAACCCAAGGAGTGCAGGACTGAGACAGGCAGAGATTGTTGCGGAAGAGCTCAACATGAGTTACTTCTTCAGTCTGGCAGAGGGCAAGAGCAACTACGGGAACGCTGTTCTCAGCAAATTCCCGATAAAGGCCGAATTTGGCTTCGTGCTTCCGAGACCTGAATGGATGCTTGCCGTGGATAGAGGATGTGCCGCAATAGTCACTGAGGTTGAGGGTCGGGATATCCTGGTTATGGGGACTCATCTCGGTCTTGGTGGAATCATGGAAGTCCAGACAGAGCTCAGGAAGATCCTTGAGGTGTATCTTGAGTACGAAGAGATTCCGGCTATTATCGCCGGAGATCTTAACGCCGAATGGTATGATCTCCAGTATGGTGTTCCTGAGTTTTTCGATCACTTTGGATCGGTGAACAATGAGCTCGGCAAGAGCCTTCACACAATCCCGGCAGATAGACCGGGCAAGCAGATTGATTATATCTTCGTGAATGACTATTTCGATATCATCGACGCATTTACCGTCGATTCGTACGCGTCAGATCATCTGCCCGTCGTTTCGAGGCTCGTCCTTAAATGA
- a CDS encoding alkaline phosphatase family protein, with amino-acid sequence MKNIPLLFVTIDSLGPEVLKRARTPFLDSVAETGSTVKDMRSCFPTLTTPMMSTILTGVYPEKHGIFSNTILNREEKKVEGRLRDLRRPPVTDCLYENNYSILSIQHFMLQGRNGVKHVQVDGNRSGAIRKALRRELKEEKYDAIFCLYQSLDSAGHKYGPLHAKTIRELEEIDDELELVVDFLEETIGEFAIVITSDHSMSLADTPTEFDLGEVITSIGLKAELGKEGKSVSKETDVLILKYPTVNIYTLTEKAIDRTALLVDALRKISIVDRIYTKEEMKKLHNPEYADIAFCLKRGYSNSLKSRRPGSFFGYHGTYHEEPSVFMFRDIHKTKNCIERGTLVDIAPTTLDLLGIQSSVDFDGISLKK; translated from the coding sequence ATGAAGAATATACCTCTTCTTTTCGTTACTATCGACTCACTCGGTCCTGAGGTTTTGAAGAGGGCCAGGACTCCTTTTTTGGATAGTGTTGCCGAGACCGGTTCAACGGTTAAGGATATGAGATCGTGTTTTCCCACGCTGACAACACCCATGATGAGCACCATTTTGACGGGCGTGTATCCCGAGAAACACGGCATATTCTCTAACACTATCTTGAACAGAGAGGAGAAGAAAGTTGAGGGTAGACTCCGGGATCTCAGAAGACCTCCAGTGACAGATTGTCTGTACGAGAACAACTATAGTATTCTCTCGATACAGCATTTCATGCTTCAGGGAAGAAATGGGGTAAAGCACGTTCAGGTTGACGGAAATAGAAGCGGTGCCATCCGCAAGGCACTGAGAAGAGAGTTGAAGGAGGAGAAATATGACGCCATCTTTTGCCTTTATCAGTCTCTGGACAGTGCAGGGCACAAATACGGACCATTGCACGCTAAGACGATAAGAGAACTAGAAGAGATAGACGACGAACTGGAGCTAGTAGTCGATTTTTTGGAAGAAACTATTGGAGAGTTTGCCATCGTCATCACTTCTGATCATTCAATGTCATTGGCTGACACTCCCACTGAGTTTGACCTGGGTGAAGTCATCACAAGCATCGGTCTCAAGGCAGAATTGGGTAAGGAGGGAAAGAGCGTTTCAAAAGAGACAGACGTTCTGATCCTAAAATACCCCACCGTAAACATCTACACTCTGACAGAAAAAGCAATAGACAGGACAGCTCTGCTCGTGGACGCTCTGAGGAAAATCAGTATAGTTGACAGAATCTATACAAAAGAAGAAATGAAGAAGCTGCATAACCCGGAATACGCCGACATAGCTTTTTGCTTGAAAAGAGGCTATTCAAACTCATTGAAGTCTAGAAGGCCCGGGTCCTTTTTTGGATATCACGGAACCTACCACGAGGAGCCCTCCGTGTTCATGTTTAGAGATATTCACAAGACAAAGAACTGTATTGAGAGGGGTACATTAGTCGATATTGCACCAACAACTCTGGATTTACTGGGCATACAATCATCTGTCGATTTCGATGGAATATCACTGAAGAAATGA
- a CDS encoding PHP domain-containing protein, translating to MILTKLDYHLHTSYSDGEMSFPQLLEALEGNVNVCGVTDHFELNHPCSIEFTKDYLEAFGAFKDKALRLGISAHLGVETGLGKNGILLPHMMSEIEYVIASLHRVPLQGASSEEYWEAYKSIISDNARRGGFQILGHVEGYLPILPFLDRDPGFDKKREIERQIIEEYFTLDWYSRLAKDLEVNDIALEIHEPSKTPRLEVLDIMKRFGVAFSYGTDSHMPEQVSKRSYLKRVIQELDLKESDFLDIETIRSKT from the coding sequence TTGATTCTGACAAAACTTGATTATCATCTGCACACAAGCTATTCAGACGGAGAGATGAGCTTCCCCCAGCTTCTTGAAGCTTTGGAAGGAAATGTGAATGTCTGTGGTGTGACCGATCACTTTGAGCTAAACCATCCATGCAGCATAGAATTCACAAAAGACTATCTAGAGGCCTTCGGGGCTTTCAAAGATAAGGCCCTAAGACTTGGCATCTCCGCTCATCTCGGCGTGGAGACCGGACTCGGAAAGAACGGCATACTATTACCCCATATGATGAGTGAAATTGAGTACGTCATTGCGAGCCTTCATAGAGTTCCTCTACAGGGAGCAAGCAGTGAAGAATACTGGGAAGCTTACAAGAGCATTATTTCTGATAATGCGCGAAGAGGAGGCTTTCAGATTCTGGGACACGTCGAGGGCTATCTGCCGATTCTACCTTTTCTTGATCGCGATCCGGGATTCGACAAAAAAAGAGAGATTGAGCGGCAGATCATTGAAGAGTACTTCACGCTTGACTGGTACTCGCGATTGGCAAAGGATCTAGAGGTAAACGATATTGCACTTGAAATACACGAGCCATCAAAAACACCACGATTGGAAGTTCTGGATATTATGAAACGCTTCGGAGTTGCTTTCTCTTACGGAACCGATTCCCACATGCCTGAGCAAGTGTCGAAGAGAAGTTATCTGAAGAGAGTCATCCAGGAACTCGATCTGAAGGAAAGTGATTTTCTCGACATCGAGACGATTAGATCGAAAACATAG
- a CDS encoding Gfo/Idh/MocA family protein produces the protein MTNVGIIGCGMMGRVHSIAYTGLENVNVKAVASLSREQTLECARLASSRTSTVDEILNDEEIEIVSICTPTDTHRDLVVEAARSKKHIFCEKPIARTLEDALEMVEVCRQNGVSLGVDHVVRFFDSYSRAKSLIEEGTIGKVVMARLYRGGVFPKHGWNNWFDELGRSGGVLLDLSIHDFDFLRTVLGEVESITARSVKNTPSHPGRNRDHALAILKFANGSLAHVEGSWAEPDNAPSKFATSFEFVGRDGMITYDSDEDFTMRVQTASNDYPSFSKSTPAANDPYGLHIQKFIEAVREERKVPVDGTEAIEALKISLAANRSAESGRPVKLLEVV, from the coding sequence ATGACAAACGTAGGTATTATCGGTTGTGGAATGATGGGTAGAGTCCATTCTATTGCATACACCGGTCTGGAGAACGTCAATGTGAAAGCCGTAGCGAGTCTCTCAAGAGAACAGACACTTGAATGTGCAAGACTCGCCTCTTCAAGAACATCTACAGTAGATGAGATACTTAACGATGAAGAAATAGAGATAGTCAGCATCTGTACACCCACGGATACTCACAGAGACCTTGTGGTAGAAGCTGCAAGAAGCAAGAAGCACATCTTCTGCGAGAAACCAATAGCCCGCACTCTAGAAGACGCTCTGGAAATGGTTGAGGTTTGCAGGCAAAACGGTGTTTCGCTGGGTGTGGATCATGTAGTGAGATTCTTTGACTCTTACTCTAGGGCGAAGAGCCTTATTGAAGAGGGCACAATCGGAAAGGTAGTAATGGCAAGGCTTTATCGCGGAGGAGTCTTTCCAAAGCACGGCTGGAACAACTGGTTCGACGAACTCGGTAGAAGCGGTGGAGTTCTTCTTGATCTTTCCATTCACGACTTCGACTTCTTGAGAACGGTCCTGGGTGAAGTAGAGTCCATAACCGCAAGAAGCGTGAAAAACACTCCTTCCCATCCAGGCAGAAACAGAGACCATGCCTTAGCGATTCTTAAATTCGCGAACGGTTCGCTGGCTCACGTTGAGGGCAGCTGGGCAGAACCGGATAACGCACCTTCAAAATTCGCAACTTCTTTCGAATTCGTTGGTAGAGATGGAATGATAACCTACGATAGCGATGAGGATTTCACTATGAGAGTCCAGACAGCCTCCAACGATTACCCGTCTTTCTCAAAGAGCACCCCCGCAGCCAATGATCCTTATGGATTACATATACAGAAGTTCATAGAAGCGGTGAGAGAAGAAAGAAAGGTCCCAGTCGATGGTACTGAGGCCATCGAGGCGCTAAAAATCTCCCTTGCAGCCAACAGATCTGCAGAAAGCGGAAGACCTGTGAAGCTTCTGGAGGTGGTATAG
- a CDS encoding Gfo/Idh/MocA family protein: MFRIGFLGIAHTHGYSYIRQIQSFSNMSVTGVFDRDADKSKKASELFGTRAFEDPLELIENSDGVVVTSENSFHKKYAELAMNKGRHVLCEKPIATTEEDARSMLQTARENNVVFQMAFPVRYAPSIQQARKEIETGKLGRILSVSATNHGRMPGGWFVDEKLSGGGAVMDHTVHVVDIIRWLLDVEIIEVSAEYGRLIYDIPVEDCGLLLLSLSDDSFMSLDCSWSRPEAYPYWGDVTLNVVGTEGTLRINAFDAKLKVFSNKRGVFWENYGDSFDRALIKEFADSVIEERKPLTSGEDGLEALRVALAAYESGKIGRPVQLNH; this comes from the coding sequence GTGTTTAGGATAGGATTTCTCGGAATCGCACACACGCATGGATACAGTTACATAAGACAAATTCAATCTTTCTCAAATATGAGCGTCACAGGAGTATTCGATCGTGATGCAGACAAATCAAAAAAGGCCTCAGAACTATTCGGAACAAGAGCTTTTGAAGATCCTCTAGAGCTAATCGAAAACTCCGATGGGGTAGTAGTTACTTCCGAGAACTCATTCCATAAGAAATATGCGGAACTTGCCATGAACAAAGGCAGACACGTTCTGTGCGAAAAACCCATCGCCACAACCGAAGAAGACGCGAGATCGATGCTGCAAACGGCCAGAGAAAACAACGTTGTTTTTCAGATGGCCTTTCCCGTAAGATACGCTCCTTCTATTCAGCAAGCAAGAAAGGAAATTGAGACGGGCAAGCTTGGTAGAATTCTCTCGGTTTCGGCGACAAATCATGGAAGAATGCCAGGCGGATGGTTCGTAGATGAGAAGCTTTCCGGCGGAGGGGCGGTTATGGATCACACAGTTCACGTCGTGGATATTATCCGGTGGCTTCTAGATGTTGAGATTATCGAGGTATCGGCCGAATATGGAAGACTCATTTACGACATCCCAGTTGAAGACTGTGGCCTTCTCCTGCTAAGTCTTTCCGACGATTCCTTCATGAGTCTCGATTGCAGCTGGTCAAGACCTGAAGCCTATCCTTACTGGGGAGATGTAACTCTCAATGTTGTCGGCACAGAGGGTACGCTGAGGATAAACGCCTTTGATGCGAAGCTGAAAGTCTTCTCAAACAAGAGAGGAGTCTTCTGGGAGAATTATGGAGACAGTTTCGACAGGGCACTAATTAAGGAATTCGCTGATTCTGTAATCGAGGAAAGAAAACCTTTGACCTCAGGAGAAGATGGACTTGAAGCTCTAAGAGTTGCTCTTGCAGCATATGAAAGCGGAAAGATAGGTCGTCCGGTTCAACTGAATCATTAG